Proteins from a genomic interval of Polaribacter sp. Q13:
- a CDS encoding acetate--CoA ligase codes for MKYQEFYQKSILQPEKFWSKHANKLDWFKTPTTILSKDAYNYHQWFADGELNLSYLCIDKHIKDGFGDQNAIIYDSPVTNTKQHITFHQLHHEVSKLAGGLQDLGLKKGDTCIIYMPMIPQALFAMLACVRIGVIHSVVFGGFAPHELAIRIDDCKPKVIITASSGVEIEKIIPYKPYVDEAIEKSQNKPEKVIVFDRELGVEVPKKGYDVDYIDLVEKSPSIEAVSLASTDPSYILYTSGTTGKPKGIIRDTGGYATALKFSMKYIYGVKKGDVFWAASDVGWVVGHSYIVYAPLLNRNTTILFEGKPIRTPDASTFWRVISEHNVKVMFTAPTAIRAIKKEDPNGRMIKKYDLSSLKYQFLAGERCDVATLTWTKEHLKVPVIDHWWQTESGWPMVANMVGVALQEVKPGSASFPVCGYDIRILNEEGEEVASSVEGFVAVKLPLPPGTLMNLWGNPERFKAGYLNRFPGYYFSGDGGYKDEDGYVFITGRVDDIINVAGHRLSTAEMEEVVASHKAVAECAVFGVHCDLKGQKPLGLVVLKSGDDYNEEKIQKEILKDVRHEIGAVASFRDVLVVNRLPKTRSGKILRKLLRNIADDLQYNVPSTIDDIAIINEIKSVYQRHHIGIHK; via the coding sequence ATGAAATACCAAGAATTTTATCAAAAAAGTATTCTTCAGCCAGAAAAATTCTGGAGCAAGCATGCAAATAAATTAGATTGGTTTAAAACACCAACAACTATTTTATCAAAAGATGCCTATAACTACCATCAATGGTTTGCAGATGGCGAACTTAATTTAAGTTATTTGTGCATAGACAAACATATTAAAGATGGTTTTGGAGATCAAAATGCCATTATTTATGACTCCCCAGTAACCAATACAAAACAACATATTACCTTTCATCAATTACATCACGAAGTTTCTAAACTCGCTGGTGGATTGCAAGATTTAGGTTTAAAAAAAGGGGATACATGTATTATTTATATGCCTATGATTCCGCAAGCTTTATTCGCTATGTTGGCTTGTGTTCGGATAGGTGTTATTCATTCTGTGGTATTTGGTGGTTTTGCTCCACATGAGTTGGCCATCAGAATAGATGATTGTAAACCAAAAGTGATTATTACTGCGTCTAGTGGTGTAGAAATAGAAAAGATAATTCCGTATAAACCTTATGTAGATGAAGCAATAGAGAAATCTCAAAATAAACCAGAAAAGGTAATTGTTTTCGATAGAGAATTAGGGGTAGAAGTACCAAAGAAAGGCTACGATGTAGACTATATTGATTTGGTTGAAAAATCTCCTTCTATTGAAGCTGTTTCTTTGGCATCTACAGATCCGTCTTACATTCTATATACTTCGGGAACGACAGGGAAACCAAAAGGAATTATTAGAGATACTGGTGGTTATGCAACTGCTTTAAAATTTTCTATGAAATATATTTATGGTGTTAAGAAAGGAGATGTATTTTGGGCAGCAAGTGATGTTGGTTGGGTTGTAGGGCATAGTTATATTGTGTATGCACCTTTATTAAATAGAAATACAACCATTCTTTTTGAAGGAAAACCTATTAGAACTCCAGATGCTTCTACTTTTTGGCGCGTAATTAGTGAGCATAATGTTAAAGTGATGTTTACTGCTCCAACGGCAATTAGAGCAATTAAAAAAGAAGATCCTAACGGAAGGATGATTAAAAAATATGATTTATCGAGTTTAAAATATCAATTTTTGGCAGGAGAACGCTGTGATGTAGCGACCTTAACTTGGACTAAAGAGCATTTAAAAGTTCCGGTGATAGACCATTGGTGGCAAACAGAAAGTGGTTGGCCTATGGTGGCAAATATGGTGGGTGTAGCCTTGCAGGAAGTAAAACCCGGATCTGCAAGTTTTCCGGTTTGTGGTTATGATATTCGAATTTTAAATGAAGAGGGAGAAGAAGTTGCTTCTAGTGTAGAAGGTTTTGTTGCCGTGAAATTGCCTTTACCTCCCGGAACTTTAATGAATCTTTGGGGCAATCCAGAACGTTTTAAAGCGGGTTATTTAAATCGTTTTCCAGGATATTATTTCTCTGGTGATGGAGGATACAAAGATGAAGATGGTTATGTTTTTATAACAGGGAGAGTAGATGATATTATAAACGTTGCCGGACACCGATTGTCTACCGCAGAAATGGAAGAAGTTGTAGCTTCTCATAAAGCAGTAGCAGAATGTGCTGTTTTTGGAGTGCATTGTGATTTAAAAGGTCAGAAACCTTTAGGTTTAGTGGTTTTGAAATCGGGTGACGATTATAATGAAGAAAAAATTCAGAAAGAAATTTTAAAAGATGTGCGTCATGAAATTGGTGCAGTGGCTTCTTTTAGAGATGTATTAGTTGTTAATCGCTTGCCAAAAACTAGAAGTGGAAAAATTCTTCGTAAATTGTTACGAAATATTGCAGATGATCTGCAGTATAATGTACCCTCAACAATTGATGATATCGCAATTATAAACGAAATAAAAAGCGTTTACCAGAGGCATCATATAGGTATTCATAAATAA
- the acs gene encoding acetate--CoA ligase: MSNYHIKHLEEYFKVYRKSIREPEVFWEEIAEEHFLWRKKWDNVLDWDFSKPEIKWFEGAKLNITENCIDRHLATRADKTAILFEPNDPNEPAEHISYKQLSERVNQFANVLKEHGVQKGDRVCIYVPMIPELAISLLACARIGAIHSVVFAGFSSTALSTRINDSDCKMVITADGSYRGKKSIDLKGIVDEALEKCPGVNNVLVAKRTNAAINMKEGRDKWLQPLLDEASKECSAEIMDAEDPLFILYTSGSTGKPKGMVHTTAGYMVYTAYTFKNAFQYRENDVYWCTADIGWITGHSYIVYGPLANGATTLLFEGVPSYPDFGRFWDIVDKHKVSQFYTAPTAIRALAKQGTALIEKYDLSSLKVLGSVGEPINEEAWHWYNDNVGKGKSPIIDSWWQTETGGIMITPIPYVTPTRPTYATLPFIGIQPAIMDEDGGELKGNQVEGRLCIKYPWPSIARTIWGDHQRYKETYFSAYKDMYFTGDGALRDEVGYYRITGRVDDVIIVSGHNLGTAPIEDAINEHPAIAESAIVGFPHDIKGSALYGYITLKDAGEYRDHNNLQKEINQLITDRIGPIAKLDKIQFTDGLPKTRSGKIMRRILRKIACNEMDNLGDTSTLLNPEVVKGIIENRL; the protein is encoded by the coding sequence ATGAGTAATTACCACATAAAACACTTAGAAGAATACTTTAAAGTCTATAGAAAATCTATTAGAGAGCCAGAAGTATTTTGGGAAGAAATAGCGGAAGAGCATTTTTTATGGAGAAAAAAATGGGATAATGTTTTAGATTGGGATTTTTCTAAACCAGAAATTAAATGGTTTGAAGGGGCAAAACTAAATATTACAGAAAACTGTATTGATAGACATTTGGCTACGAGAGCAGACAAAACGGCTATTTTATTTGAACCGAATGATCCAAATGAGCCCGCAGAACATATTAGCTACAAACAATTGTCTGAAAGAGTCAATCAGTTTGCCAATGTTTTAAAAGAACACGGAGTTCAAAAAGGAGATAGAGTTTGTATTTATGTTCCTATGATTCCAGAATTGGCAATTTCTTTATTGGCTTGTGCTAGAATTGGTGCTATTCATTCTGTGGTTTTTGCAGGTTTTTCATCTACCGCATTATCAACAAGAATTAATGATTCTGACTGTAAAATGGTAATTACTGCAGATGGTTCTTATCGAGGGAAAAAATCTATCGATTTAAAAGGAATTGTAGATGAAGCTTTAGAAAAATGTCCGGGAGTTAATAATGTTTTGGTGGCAAAAAGAACCAATGCAGCTATCAACATGAAAGAAGGAAGAGATAAATGGCTACAACCTTTGTTAGATGAAGCTTCTAAAGAGTGCAGTGCAGAAATTATGGACGCAGAAGATCCGTTATTTATTTTGTACACTTCTGGTTCTACAGGAAAACCAAAAGGAATGGTACATACAACTGCAGGATATATGGTGTATACAGCATATACTTTTAAAAATGCATTTCAATATAGAGAAAACGATGTGTATTGGTGTACTGCAGATATCGGTTGGATTACTGGGCATTCTTATATTGTGTATGGCCCGTTAGCAAACGGAGCAACCACGCTATTGTTTGAAGGTGTACCAAGTTATCCAGATTTTGGACGTTTTTGGGATATTGTAGATAAACATAAAGTGAGTCAATTTTATACAGCTCCAACCGCCATAAGAGCATTGGCAAAACAAGGAACAGCATTGATAGAAAAATATGATTTATCATCTTTAAAAGTGCTAGGTTCTGTAGGAGAACCGATTAATGAGGAAGCATGGCACTGGTATAATGATAATGTAGGGAAAGGAAAAAGTCCGATTATAGATTCTTGGTGGCAAACAGAAACAGGAGGAATTATGATTACGCCAATCCCTTACGTAACACCAACAAGACCAACGTATGCAACATTACCTTTTATAGGAATTCAACCAGCTATAATGGATGAAGACGGAGGCGAATTAAAAGGAAATCAAGTAGAAGGAAGGTTGTGTATAAAATATCCTTGGCCAAGTATTGCTAGAACTATCTGGGGAGATCACCAACGTTATAAGGAAACCTATTTTTCGGCCTATAAAGACATGTATTTTACGGGTGATGGAGCACTTAGAGATGAGGTTGGATATTACAGAATTACAGGTAGAGTAGATGATGTAATTATTGTATCTGGACACAATTTAGGAACTGCACCAATTGAAGATGCTATTAATGAACATCCTGCAATTGCAGAATCGGCTATTGTTGGTTTCCCTCATGATATTAAAGGAAGTGCATTGTATGGATATATAACCTTAAAAGATGCCGGTGAATATAGAGATCATAATAATTTACAAAAGGAAATTAACCAATTGATAACAGATAGAATTGGGCCAATTGCAAAATTAGATAAAATTCAATTTACAGATGGATTGCCAAAAACACGTTCAGGAAAAATTATGAGACGTATTTTACGTAAAATAGCTTGTAATGAAATGGATAATTTAGGAGATACAAGTACACTTTTAAACCCAGAAGTAGTAAAAGGTATTATTGAGAATCGATTGTAA
- a CDS encoding sensor histidine kinase — protein MGSHITIEDKLKERIKELTCLYKVSSLIRNNNNNNFSDINTLFKEIAASVKEAIRFPEEAFVEIKIEDFVFVEGRKIQDAIFIISAVKAFGKIKGSLTVGYSKQKFSENSFLEEEKLLLHKIATEIGDFLERKQIIEKEEIAKRQIERAGRLTILGEITAGIAHELNTPLANILGFSELLKEQYKDDKVASEDLKKIINSAIYSREVVKKLMFFSCEMPQQMTSVNINLIINEAISLLNPNFKKKNIHCTITFSSDEIYLKVDKIQLTQVIFNLVINAIYFSPVKGKINIDVLENSKKIQIRISDEGEGIQSVNSENIFNPFFTTKPIGDGSGLGLSVVHGIIKSHKGTIIHQPNSPKGTIFVVSFPKS, from the coding sequence ATGGGAAGTCACATTACTATTGAAGATAAATTAAAAGAACGTATTAAAGAGCTAACTTGTTTGTATAAAGTTAGCTCTTTAATTCGTAATAATAATAATAATAATTTTAGTGATATAAACACACTTTTTAAGGAAATTGCAGCAAGTGTAAAGGAGGCCATAAGATTTCCGGAAGAAGCATTTGTAGAAATTAAAATTGAAGATTTTGTTTTTGTAGAAGGAAGAAAAATACAAGATGCTATTTTTATTATTTCAGCCGTTAAGGCTTTTGGTAAAATTAAAGGATCTTTAACGGTAGGGTATTCAAAACAAAAGTTTTCTGAAAATTCTTTTTTAGAAGAAGAAAAATTATTGTTGCATAAAATAGCTACTGAAATTGGGGACTTTTTAGAACGAAAGCAGATAATTGAAAAAGAGGAAATTGCTAAAAGACAAATTGAAAGAGCAGGAAGGCTTACTATTTTAGGAGAAATTACTGCAGGAATTGCACATGAATTAAATACGCCTTTAGCAAATATTTTGGGCTTTTCAGAATTGTTAAAAGAACAATATAAAGACGATAAAGTAGCAAGTGAAGATTTAAAAAAAATAATTAATAGTGCTATTTATTCTAGAGAGGTGGTAAAGAAATTAATGTTTTTTTCTTGCGAAATGCCTCAGCAAATGACTTCTGTAAATATCAATTTAATTATTAACGAGGCAATTAGTTTGTTGAATCCTAATTTTAAGAAAAAAAACATTCATTGTACTATTACTTTTTCTAGTGATGAAATTTACTTAAAAGTTGATAAAATTCAGTTAACCCAAGTAATTTTTAATTTGGTTATCAATGCTATTTATTTTTCACCAGTTAAAGGGAAAATCAACATTGATGTTTTAGAGAATTCAAAAAAGATTCAAATCAGAATTTCTGATGAAGGAGAAGGAATTCAATCCGTTAATTCAGAAAATATCTTTAATCCTTTTTTTACGACCAAACCTATTGGAGATGGTTCTGGTTTAGGTTTAAGTGTTGTACATGGAATTATTAAAAGTCATAAAGGGACCATAATTCATCAACCAAACTCGCCAAAAGGTACTATTTTTGTTGTTAGTTTTCCTAAAAGTTAA
- a CDS encoding sigma-54 dependent transcriptional regulator: MLNKENILIVDDDVLILELIQRHLQSLNYHTYKAISVKEALEILKDTSIDLLITDLQMPGVDGLELIKYASAHYPKIPKLVVTGFPSIQGALEVMKSGAADYITKPFTKEELKTAILKSLEMKPKGDKITKVKEDKIHKPYGELIGASPAMKKVTDVIERLKNNKATVFIHGESGTGKELVARSIHYMGKYSSAPFVVVNCGAIPENLLESELFGYVKGAFTGAEKDRKGFFQAANNGTIFLDEIGNASLATQLRLLRVLQEKEVVRVGSQKAEKIDVRVIAATNIELKDLIEKKRFREDLYYRLTVVEINVPTLLERSSDIPLLVDKFLFKYGIEYKDRYLKMTPEALQILKNYYWPGNIRELENVIQRAIIMSDRIVDVEHLPGHIKYQIDFTKTDKLLSLKEFEKTYILKVLQATNNNKTKAAEILQIDRKTLREKLK, from the coding sequence ATGCTAAACAAAGAAAATATACTAATTGTAGATGATGATGTTCTTATTTTAGAACTCATACAAAGACATTTACAGTCCTTAAATTACCATACATACAAAGCAATTTCTGTAAAAGAAGCTTTAGAGATTTTAAAAGATACCTCTATAGATTTATTAATTACAGACTTGCAAATGCCCGGAGTAGACGGATTGGAGTTAATTAAATATGCGTCTGCACATTATCCTAAAATACCAAAATTGGTGGTTACAGGTTTCCCTTCTATACAAGGTGCTTTAGAGGTTATGAAGTCTGGTGCTGCAGATTATATTACAAAGCCTTTTACAAAAGAAGAACTAAAAACGGCAATTTTAAAATCTTTAGAAATGAAACCTAAAGGTGATAAAATTACCAAAGTAAAAGAAGATAAAATTCATAAGCCTTATGGAGAATTAATAGGTGCATCTCCTGCAATGAAAAAAGTTACAGACGTTATAGAACGTTTAAAAAATAACAAAGCAACGGTTTTTATTCATGGAGAAAGCGGAACAGGAAAAGAGCTGGTAGCGCGTTCTATTCATTATATGGGTAAATATTCCTCAGCGCCCTTTGTTGTGGTAAACTGTGGTGCCATTCCAGAAAATTTGTTAGAATCAGAATTGTTTGGTTATGTTAAAGGAGCTTTTACTGGAGCAGAAAAAGATAGAAAAGGTTTTTTTCAGGCAGCAAATAATGGAACTATTTTTTTAGATGAAATTGGCAATGCATCTTTAGCAACCCAATTAAGATTATTACGTGTTTTACAAGAAAAGGAAGTGGTACGAGTTGGTTCTCAAAAAGCAGAAAAAATTGATGTTAGAGTAATTGCAGCTACCAATATTGAACTAAAAGATTTAATCGAAAAAAAACGGTTTAGAGAAGATTTATATTACAGATTAACAGTTGTAGAAATTAATGTACCAACGTTATTAGAAAGAAGTTCAGACATTCCTTTATTGGTAGATAAATTTTTATTTAAATACGGAATAGAATACAAAGACCGATATTTAAAAATGACTCCAGAAGCTTTACAAATTTTGAAAAATTATTATTGGCCTGGTAATATAAGGGAGTTAGAAAATGTAATACAAAGAGCTATTATTATGTCGGATAGAATTGTGGATGTAGAGCATTTGCCAGGACATATAAAGTATCAAATTGATTTTACTAAAACGGATAAATTGTTGTCTTTAAAAGAGTTTGAGAAAACCTATATTTTAAAAGTATTACAAGCTACCAATAACAACAAAACAAAAGCAGCAGAAATTCTTCAAATTGATAGAAAAACACTTCGAGAGAAATTAAAATAA
- a CDS encoding GreA/GreB family elongation factor, with protein sequence MKYGQLIIEEKEFSIIEKLLNLNKIIETKTVKSHILKLQEELRNVTKVVAEKDFPKDVVRLNSIVTVSSLDGLWEKTFELVVPSNGSVLENKISLLLPMGTAVLGYAKGDLILWDFPGGAKELKVLEVMQQEIVTK encoded by the coding sequence ATGAAGTATGGTCAATTAATTATTGAAGAAAAAGAGTTTTCAATAATAGAAAAACTCTTGAATTTAAATAAAATTATAGAAACCAAAACGGTAAAGAGTCATATTTTAAAACTGCAAGAAGAGTTAAGAAATGTAACTAAAGTGGTTGCGGAAAAAGATTTCCCTAAAGATGTTGTAAGGCTTAATTCTATTGTAACCGTGAGTTCTTTAGATGGTTTATGGGAAAAAACTTTTGAGTTGGTTGTGCCTTCTAATGGAAGTGTTTTAGAAAATAAAATTTCATTATTGCTACCAATGGGTACGGCAGTTTTGGGCTATGCTAAAGGTGATTTGATTTTATGGGATTTTCCGGGAGGAGCAAAAGAATTAAAGGTGTTAGAAGTAATGCAACAAGAAATTGTAACAAAATAA
- a CDS encoding PolC-type DNA polymerase III: MSWFRKKKYPPFWETYKECFKGKQNAEFEKIRFVIFDTETTGLDIKKDRILSIGTIAVIDKNIKVSDSLESYLTQDLFNVETVKIHGILKQGTIHKVTEQEGIIQFLEHIKNAVLVAHHAAFDVAMINQALKRLNLPKLKNKVLDTGHLFVKSKLDTSKKHFSLNELSLRFNIPQHDRHTASGDAYITAILFVKLLCVLKKKNTVLSLSYLQRSNERIGLL; the protein is encoded by the coding sequence ATGAGTTGGTTCAGAAAAAAGAAGTATCCACCATTTTGGGAAACCTATAAAGAATGTTTCAAAGGGAAACAAAATGCTGAATTTGAAAAAATTCGTTTTGTGATTTTTGACACAGAAACGACAGGTTTAGACATCAAAAAAGACAGAATATTATCTATTGGAACCATCGCTGTTATTGATAAAAACATAAAAGTTTCTGACAGTTTAGAATCTTATCTTACACAAGATTTATTCAACGTAGAAACGGTAAAAATTCATGGTATTCTAAAGCAAGGAACTATACATAAAGTAACTGAACAGGAAGGGATCATTCAATTTTTGGAGCATATTAAAAATGCTGTTTTAGTAGCACATCATGCCGCTTTTGATGTTGCCATGATAAACCAAGCTTTAAAGCGTTTAAACCTACCAAAACTAAAAAATAAAGTGTTAGACACTGGGCATTTGTTTGTAAAATCAAAATTAGATACTTCTAAAAAACATTTTAGTTTAAATGAATTATCACTTCGATTTAACATACCTCAACATGATAGACATACGGCCTCTGGAGATGCTTATATTACCGCAATCTTATTTGTAAAACTACTTTGTGTTTTAAAGAAAAAGAATACCGTTCTTTCATTATCCTACTTGCAAAGAAGTAATGAAAGAATTGGACTATTATAA
- a CDS encoding DUF294 nucleotidyltransferase-like domain-containing protein: MNTIAKRISDFLKDFPPFNMLPKDELLAISKAVDILYLEKDSDLFITGTPIKNQFYVVKDGAIGLFEEETNTLVDECDEGDIFGLRALIRKDSYKLTAKALEESIVYSLSAELFENYITTNSEASAFLMTSFVSNTRYTEPNSQKQHQSSEKIQDFFEEQSIDFSKNPIHCSPETSIKAAAIIMTHKRVGSIIITENNKPLGIITDKDLRIKIATGLVSIEESVTKIMSSPIITYPENITVAEAQIAMLKYKITHLCITKDGTPNSDLTGILSEHDIIVVRENNASALVKEVKRTSTPEQLHQIRKRAEQLLKRYIKQQIPIAFATKILSAINESITQKIIDQAIKEMPTPPPTAFAWLAIGSQGREEQLLLTDQDNALVFNDVDENEYKKTQQYFLTLAQKINQKLEIVGFELCPANMMASNPAWCLSVSQWEQQFKKWITTPDQDNLMLCSIFFDFEFVYGDKNLVSSLAESIFESIESRDIFLTYLGLNALKNPPPLSFFRQFLVERDGEHKDQFDIKARAMMPLVDAARLLILSKNIKTHNNTIVRYEKLAELEPQNKEVFLACLEAFKNLLYFRTQQGLLHNDSGRFIDLQTLSKANRLELKNCFKAVKEVQDLIQTRFKLSQFL, translated from the coding sequence ATGAACACTATTGCAAAACGCATCTCAGACTTTTTAAAGGACTTCCCTCCTTTTAACATGTTGCCAAAAGATGAATTATTGGCAATCAGTAAAGCTGTGGACATTCTTTATTTAGAAAAAGATTCCGATTTATTTATCACAGGAACACCCATAAAAAATCAATTTTACGTAGTAAAAGATGGTGCCATTGGTTTGTTTGAAGAAGAAACAAATACCTTAGTTGATGAATGCGATGAAGGTGATATTTTTGGTTTGCGCGCGCTCATACGTAAAGACAGTTACAAATTAACTGCAAAAGCCTTAGAGGAAAGTATTGTGTATAGTTTGTCTGCTGAATTATTTGAAAATTATATCACCACAAACTCAGAAGCGAGTGCTTTTTTAATGACGAGCTTTGTTTCTAACACACGTTATACAGAACCCAATTCTCAAAAACAACATCAATCTTCAGAGAAGATACAAGATTTTTTTGAAGAACAATCCATCGATTTTTCTAAAAACCCAATTCACTGTTCTCCAGAAACGAGCATAAAAGCGGCGGCAATTATTATGACGCACAAACGGGTTGGTTCTATCATTATTACCGAAAACAACAAACCTTTAGGCATTATTACCGATAAAGATTTACGGATTAAAATTGCTACAGGATTGGTTTCTATCGAAGAATCTGTTACTAAAATAATGTCTTCTCCTATAATTACATATCCAGAAAACATTACCGTTGCAGAAGCACAAATTGCCATGTTAAAATATAAAATTACGCATTTGTGTATTACCAAAGATGGCACACCAAATTCCGATTTAACAGGTATTTTATCTGAACATGATATTATTGTGGTAAGAGAAAATAATGCGTCTGCATTGGTAAAAGAAGTAAAACGAACCTCAACTCCCGAACAATTACATCAGATTAGAAAACGCGCAGAACAACTTTTAAAACGGTATATAAAACAGCAAATTCCTATTGCATTTGCAACAAAAATACTTTCTGCAATTAACGAAAGTATTACGCAAAAAATTATTGATCAAGCGATAAAAGAAATGCCAACCCCTCCTCCAACTGCTTTTGCATGGTTAGCCATTGGAAGTCAAGGTAGAGAGGAACAACTACTATTAACAGATCAAGATAATGCACTCGTTTTTAATGATGTTGATGAAAATGAGTATAAAAAAACACAACAGTATTTTTTAACACTTGCCCAAAAAATAAATCAAAAATTAGAAATTGTTGGTTTTGAATTGTGTCCTGCTAATATGATGGCAAGCAATCCTGCCTGGTGTTTATCGGTTTCTCAATGGGAACAACAATTTAAAAAATGGATTACAACGCCAGATCAAGACAACTTGATGTTGTGCTCTATTTTCTTTGATTTTGAATTTGTTTATGGTGATAAAAATTTAGTCAGCTCTTTAGCAGAAAGTATTTTTGAGTCTATAGAATCTCGTGATATTTTTTTAACGTATTTAGGTTTAAATGCTTTAAAAAATCCGCCACCGTTAAGTTTCTTTAGACAATTTTTAGTAGAACGAGATGGAGAGCACAAAGATCAGTTTGATATTAAAGCACGTGCAATGATGCCTTTGGTAGATGCGGCTCGTTTATTAATCTTATCAAAAAATATAAAAACACACAACAATACCATTGTTAGATATGAAAAATTAGCTGAATTAGAACCACAAAATAAAGAGGTCTTTTTGGCCTGTTTAGAAGCATTTAAAAACTTACTCTATTTTAGAACACAACAAGGTTTACTACATAACGATTCGGGTAGATTTATAGACTTACAAACATTAAGCAAAGCCAATCGTTTGGAATTAAAAAACTGTTTTAAAGCCGTAAAAGAGGTGCAAGATTTAATTCAGACTCGATTTAAACTTTCTCAATTTTTGTAG